The Glaciimonas sp. PCH181 nucleotide sequence CTGCTCGGCATGATAGATCGCGCCAGTATCAGTATGCACACTGGCACCGACGCAACAAAGCCTATCCTGACGTTGCTGAACGCAGCAGATCCACAGCATCCGCTGATCGTTGCCTTGCCCGGTGAAACCTGTCGTATCGCTGCCGCCAGAATGGCGACGCATCATGTGGAAAGGCTGCCGGTAGTGTCCGATCTGCAAGAGAAACGTCTGATCGGGATTATTAGCCGCAGCGATCTGATTAAGACCTATCAGTCATTTTTTGACGACGAGCAAAAGCGTGAGCGCCTGCTGAACAGCTAAATAGTTGCAAGTTGCGGGTTGCGGGTTGAAAGCGCACGATAGACGCCGAAACGTGTCTGTTGAGAGCGGCAACCCGCCAGTTACGTTCAATTATAAATAAAAACATTTAAGCACTTGCATTCGGCTCGCCAACGGACAATAATATAAATGAGAATCATTACCATTTAAAGCAATCAGGCAATCTCATAAGGAGTCCAACTTGACGAATCCAGTGGCGGCCACAACCCCGGCAGCGGCATCCGATACGATCTTAATCGACATCAATGCCCACAATATTCCGCCTGAATTGCTCGTGTCAGCCGTGCTCCAGCGTATCTCGCAATTCAATACCCGCAGTCAGGAAAACGGTGCCTGCGCGCAAGCTGCCGCGACGATTGAATATCATTTACGTACATTGGCTGACTTACCGAATTTAGCCCCCGTTTTGCGCGCCACTTGTCAGCAATTATCGGAGCAATGGGCACTGGTAGCAGAACGGGCTATCCCCAAGGCGCGCTCGACTTCTACTTTTATTGCGCGCCTGATTTCGGGCGTACGTCCACACTAAATAACGATGCATTCCAGCTAAAACCAGCATTTATCGAATTCCCCGGGAAGGGAGTACCCCGTTTTTCGTTCGTCACACTACCGATGTAGTACCGCCTACCCCACCATCTCAAGGCGATTGCTACGAAAACCATCGGTATTAAAACGTGCGTCAAACGGTTATGCGTGTGTTGTCGGCATTAGCCAACTGCCAATCTGTATCGGTCTCTCCTCCTGATACAGCCCAGTAGCCAAGCCGATCTTTTTCGCCTGCTTTCCCCCTATAAAGCAGTCTACAATTGCAAAGGGAGCCATTAATTGGCTCCCTTTTGTTGTTATTGCCTGTATCGGCAACGTGCCTTCAAGACAAAATCAGCCTCGCTGCCTATGGCGCTCTTTTTGTAGCGCATAGGTGGCCTTTTACTCAGCACTATCGCCAACGATTGCACGCTCACCATCCGCACTATAAAAAGACGCCAAGATCAACAAAAGACGACTCAAGTCGGGAAGCGACAAAAAGACTTTTTGGATCATCTACCGCATTTGCGCGCATCAGCGCGTTGTAGCCATTTGCGAGCTTAATTACAGGACATCCCAATCCCGTTAATCGGAATATTTTTGCAGCCAAGACTTCCATGACCGCATAGAAATTACCGTGCCCGACATCTCTCCCCGCTGCCATGCCTTTGATGTGCGGATTTTCTCGCGCCTGACTGAAATCACGCACCTGAAGCGCGGCCTTTGCTAACGGAGTCGTGCTGATGGTCGGAGGCTGAACGCGAGACGTATTTACTGAAGTTACTGCGGCAATGGGCATCGATTCTTTATTAGAGGTGAATTGTCGGCATTTCGGGCGACCATTCCCAAACGCCAGCAATGCAACCATTTCAGGTCAAAAGGGAAAGAATCCATTTCCTCTCAAACGGTGCACGCACGGGCAAATGGCAGATAAGCGCTAATTGGATAAAAGGTGTACTCCCTTTGACGCTCACCGTACCTTAGCGCAGTCCTACAACATAAAATCCGCTCGTCCTACAGCCAGTTCATGCAGACAAAAGTACAATAATGTTGCCTCATAGTCACGCGCTGGCTTTTGCAGGCAGGCAATATCCCCTTGAGCAAACATAACGCTTTTTCCACGCGCAATGCCGCACCAGTAGCGCCTTTGAAAGGATGCATATGAATATCGGCCTCAACCTGACCCCCGTCGTTTCGCTGATTGCCGGGATACTAATCCTGGTGATTCCCCGCCTGCTCAATTACATCATTGCGCTGTATCTAATCGTCATCGGCTTGATCGGGCTATTCGGCGCCAGATAAAACATGTCTATGTTGCAATCTGGCAGACAAACCCAGCGTCGCCGGATTACAACATCGCCGAACAAGGTGACGCAATCATCTTGCTACAATTGCTTGACACAATCTGCGTACATCCTCTACATTAGACGAATGTCTTCTGCAAAACCACTCTCCCGCTCGCTGTTGCACACCTCTGGCTCCCTGCCAGCGCTGCTGCTACTACTGCCGCTACTAGCGCTATCGCTACTACGCGCTCTATGATCTCGACCCCGTACTAACGGGGATGCAACTGGCAAAATGCAACACTCCAGCCAGCCGCAAAAAAGAAAATCCAAAGCAGTAAAACAGTAAGTCTGGCAACAGACCTCGATTCTGAAAAGCAGGATGCAATGTATTCCAAGCCAACCTCCGTTAAATTTATCCGCGCCGCAAAAGTTGCCTGCGTCGGCACGCTTTCTGCCGCGACACTCACCCTGCTTCCCCACCTGCTACTGCTACTGCTACCGATCGGTTGCCTGGCCTCGCGTTAATCTTCAAGTGGCAGTCAGGCAGCCTTTTCGCCACAACAGACCTATCCCAATTTCATCAGATCAAATATAGAGGCTCACCATGATGTTGCAAAATCCAGCTACAAAATACCGTCCGTTTCCGCCGATTCCATTGACCGACCGTACTTGGCCAAATCAAGTGATCAGCGCGCCGCCTATCTGGATGAGCACCGACTTGCGCGATGGCAATCAAGCGTTGATCGAACCGATGGATGCTGAGCGTAAACTGCGTTTTTTTGAATTGTTGGTAAAAGTCGGTTTGAAAGAGATCGAAGTCGGATTTCCGTCTGCATCCCAGACCGATTTCGATTTTGTCCGCAAGCTGATCGAAGAAGACCGCATTCCCGATGACGTCACCATCATCGTATTGACGCAATCGCGCGAAGAATTGATCCGTCGCACAGTTGACTCACTCAAAGGTGCAAAACAAGCGATGGTGCATCTGTATAACTCGGTCGCACCCGCATTTCGCAAGATCGTCTTCAAGATGTCCCGCGACGAAATCAAAGAAATCGCTGTTGCAGGCACAAAATTGGTCAAGCAATTGACTGACGCCATGCCAGAAACCGAATGGCGTTTCGAATACTCGCCAGAATCATTCAGCATGACTGAACTGGACTTTTCCAAAGATATTTGCGATGCAGTATCGGCCACCTGGGAAGCCAGCCCAACCCGCAAAATCATCTTCAATCTGCCCGCCACGGTTGAATGCAGTACCCCAAACGTCTACGCCGATCAAATTGAATGGATGCACCGCAATGTGGCGCGTCGCGATGCCGTCATTATCAGCGTGCATCCCCACAATGATCGCGGCACCGGCGTCGCTGCCGCCGAATTAGCCGTCATGGCCGGAGCAGATCGGATTGAAGGCTGTTTGTTCGGCAATGGCGAACGTACCGGCAACGTTGATCTGGTCACATTGGCGCTCAACTTGTACACCCAAGGCGTCAACCCTGGCCTCGACTTTTCTGACATCGACGTAGTCCGTCAATGCGTTGAAGACTGTAATCAGCTTCCAGTCCATCCACGCCATCCGTACGTCGGCGATCTGGTCTTTACCGCGTTCTCTGGCTCGCATCAGGATGCGATTAAAAAAGGTTTCGCGGTACAAAAAGCCGATGCCATTTGGGAAGTCCCTTATTTGCCTATCGACCCAGCCGATCTTGGCCGCAGCTACGATGCCGTGATCCGCGTCAACAGTCAGTCCGGCAAGGGCGGCATGGCCTATTTGCTGGAGCAGGAATACGGTCTCGCGATGCCGCGCCGCTTACAAATCGAATTCAGCCGCGCAGTACAAAAAGCGGCCGATGCCAGCGGTAAAGAAATCGCCTCAAGCGATATTTATCGGATCTTCAAAGAAGAATATCTCGACAAGCAATCGCCGTACGTTTATTGCGCCCATCGGATGACCGAAGATTCCAGCAAAGCCGAACCGATCCGCATCGAAATCGATATCCAGCGCGACGGCCAGCCGCATACACTGCAAGGCGTCGGCAACGGACCGATTGATGCTTTCGTCAATGCCTTGGGATTAGATGTAAAACTGATGGATTTCCATGAACATGCGATCAGCGCCGGCGCCGATGCACAAGCAGCCAGCTATATTGAATTGCGCCTTAACGATGCGCCAACCGCTTTTGGCGTCGGCATAGACGCCAACATCGTGACCGCATCGTTCAAAGCAGTCCTGAGCGCGATCAATCGTCAGATCGACATCGCCAGCCAGGCAGCTAACCAAGAATCGCAAGAAAGCATTAAAACCGCCGTTGCCGCCTAACGCATCAGGCTATTTATAAAGAAATGCCGGGCTGTTATGGAAATCACGGGACACCCGGATCGGCATCCTGACCTTTTACCGCATCGTCAGGATTGCTGAAAAATTGATCTAGTGCGCTTTGCCTGTCACAAACAGCAAAGCGCACGCCGTATTACTTAATGAGTAATAAGACATGCGCTTCGATTATTGATGATTGTTGCAGTCAGGCGCGGATGCTTATCAGCACCCTCCCCAACTTACTAGTTGATTCTTAAGCTACTGCAACCGCAGAAGTCAGCGCACTGATACTAGCGCGTGCCGCTGCAAAGCCAGCTTCTTTTGCATCAGGACCATAGTTCAAACCATCCGCACGCACCACTTCAATATCCGTAATCCCTACAAAGCCGAAGACCAGTTTCAAATAGTCCTCATGCGCGATGCCAGACGGTGTACCGACGTGTTTACCGCCAGAAGTCGAAACGATCACCACACGTTTACCTTTAGCCAATCCCTCAGGACCATTTTCCGAATAGCGGAAAGTCACGCCAGCCACACAGATCAGATCGATCCATGCCTTCAACTGAGTTGGGACAGTAAAGTTATACATCGGCGCGCCCAGTACAATCACATCAGCGGCCATAAACTCCGCCAAAATCGCTTCGCCCAATGCAACTTCTTGCTGCTGCGCTAGATTGCGTTGGTCAGCCGGTGTTCCTTTGGCGGCAAATGTACTGCCCGAGATATGCGCAGTCAGGTCCTTGCTTAAATCGCGATAAACCAGTTCGACGCCCGGCTCTGACGACTGCAAATTGGCCACGACTTCGCGGGTTAATTGACGCGAAGCAGAAGCGTCGCCAAGAATACTTGAATCGATATGTAATAATTTCATGATTTTTCCGTATAGAAAAGGGTAGCTGTTCAATAGTGTTCGTGTACCCGGAGCAACATTAACTGTTCCGCCCCACGCACAACAAAGTGCCTAAATTCCGACAATGCCGGTTAGCGCATTGGTTAGGCATGATCCTACTCGTGGAACCGGCATTGAACTAGTCATCAATATTGAGATATATTGTTCGGCAGGTAGAACAATGAAAGCCACCTATGCAAGACCTGAATGACCTGTATTTCTTTGCCAATGTGGTTGAACAAGGTGGCTTCACCGCTGCCGGACGCAGTCTTGGCATCCCAAAATCGCGGCTTTCGCGTCGCATATCCGAATTGGAAACCCGATTGGGCGTCCGATTATTACAGCGAAATACGCGTGGAATTGCCCTCACCGACATCGGCGGCCGCTATTACAAACACTGTCAGGTCGTATTAGCCGCGGCAGAAGCGGCAGAATTTGCTGTCACCAGTTCGCTGGCTGAGCCCAGCGGTCACGTGCGAGTAAGTTGTATTGTGGGTATTGCCCGCGATGAACTGGCACTTGAATTACCTGCTTTTTTAGCACGCTATCCCCGCGTTAGTGTCGATTTAGTGCTGACCAACCGGCGCGTCAATTTGCTGGAAGATGGCATCGATATAGCGGTCCGCGTCAGAACGGCTGAAGATGAAGATCCTAATCTGGCGACAAGACGGCTGCGTCAAACCGAAGGTTATATGGTCGCCGCCCCCGCGCTATTGCAACAATTTGCGCCACCAGAACATCCACGGGCGCTGACCAAATTTCCTTTTCTAGCCGCCATCAATCAAGACCGACGCGCCCATTTCGCTATGATTGGCCCACATAATGAACGCCACACCGTCATCGTAGAGCCAAGATTGTCCGTCGAAGACTTTATGATTAGGAAGCAAGCCGCCTTGCGCGGTTTAGGGATAACAATGTTGCCTTCCGATTATTGTCAGACAGAAATTGCAAACGGAGAACTAGTACGCGTATTGCCGGAGTGGTCGCTTCCCACTGGCACGCTGCAATTGGTGTATCTGACGCAACGCGGTTTACTGCCTGCCGTGCGGGTTTTTCTGGATTTTTTGATCGCCCATCTGGCGGAAAATATTGCAGTCGAAACCAAGCCGCCAATCTCGCTAATTCCACGAATTCCGCAAGAATGACGACAAGACTGAAAAACTTAAGAACGCGCTAAACGCATACCGCTGAATTGCCAACGCGCAGTAGCAGGGAAAAAATTGCGATAACTCAAACGGGTATGTCCGCTCGGGGTCACGCAAGAAGACCCGCGCAATACATATTGATTGACCATAAATTTGCCGTTGTATTCGCCGACGGCCCCTTCAAGCGCGGTATAGCCCGGATACGGCGCATAACTACTCGTCGTCCATTGCCATACTTGGCCGAAATAATCCGTTTCATCGTGTACCGCACTGCCGGCCGCCACTGCTGCAGTTTCCCACTCAGCCTCGGTTGGCAAACGCGCACCGGCCCAGCGTGCGTAGGCTTCGGCCTCAAAAAAAGAAATGTGTGCCACCGGCTCGTCCAGCGCAATCGGTTGCAGGCCATTCAACGTAAATTCTTGCCAGGCCGAATCAAATTGCGACACCGATTTTTGCCAATATAAAGGGTGCGCCAATTTGTGCTGCGTGATCCATTCCCAGCCTGCCGCCAGCCATAACAGCGGATTCTGATAACCGCCCTCTTCAACAAAAGCGAGGTACTCCCCTTTGCTCACCAACCGCGATGCCATCGAAAACGGCTCAACAAATTGACGATGACGCGGCGTCTCGTTATCAAAGAAAAATCCTTCGCCATCATGCCCAACCTCGACCACGCCGCCATCAAATTTTTGCCACTCCAGATCAGGCAAAGCATCAGCAGCCAAACCCTCTCTCAGTTGATCGGCATTCGGCAACGTGTGCAGCAATTTATAAGGCGGCTTCAACGGATTTAACGAAAACAGATGCTTGATATCTGTCAGCAATAACTCCTGATGTTGCTGCTCGTGATGCAAGCCCAATTCAACCAGCGTCGCCATCTCGGCAGCACTCTCATCAGACAACGGCGCGACAA carries:
- a CDS encoding DUF3096 domain-containing protein — encoded protein: MNIGLNLTPVVSLIAGILILVIPRLLNYIIALYLIVIGLIGLFGAR
- the egtB gene encoding ergothioneine biosynthesis protein EgtB: MKTLAAASAKPANIGALAAQFSRMREETAALVQPLEDEDCCVQSMPDASPVKWHLAHTTWFFETFILERFEADFQPFHPAFRVLFNSYYDGVGDQHPRAQRGLITRPSLREVWTYRRNIDQRMQQVFVAPLSDESAAEMATLVELGLHHEQQHQELLLTDIKHLFSLNPLKPPYKLLHTLPNADQLREGLAADALPDLEWQKFDGGVVEVGHDGEGFFFDNETPRHRQFVEPFSMASRLVSKGEYLAFVEEGGYQNPLLWLAAGWEWITQHKLAHPLYWQKSVSQFDSAWQEFTLNGLQPIALDEPVAHISFFEAEAYARWAGARLPTEAEWETAAVAAGSAVHDETDYFGQVWQWTTSSYAPYPGYTALEGAVGEYNGKFMVNQYVLRGSSCVTPSGHTRLSYRNFFPATARWQFSGMRLARS
- a CDS encoding LysR substrate-binding domain-containing protein yields the protein MQDLNDLYFFANVVEQGGFTAAGRSLGIPKSRLSRRISELETRLGVRLLQRNTRGIALTDIGGRYYKHCQVVLAAAEAAEFAVTSSLAEPSGHVRVSCIVGIARDELALELPAFLARYPRVSVDLVLTNRRVNLLEDGIDIAVRVRTAEDEDPNLATRRLRQTEGYMVAAPALLQQFAPPEHPRALTKFPFLAAINQDRRAHFAMIGPHNERHTVIVEPRLSVEDFMIRKQAALRGLGITMLPSDYCQTEIANGELVRVLPEWSLPTGTLQLVYLTQRGLLPAVRVFLDFLIAHLAENIAVETKPPISLIPRIPQE
- a CDS encoding FMN-dependent NADH-azoreductase produces the protein MKLLHIDSSILGDASASRQLTREVVANLQSSEPGVELVYRDLSKDLTAHISGSTFAAKGTPADQRNLAQQQEVALGEAILAEFMAADVIVLGAPMYNFTVPTQLKAWIDLICVAGVTFRYSENGPEGLAKGKRVVIVSTSGGKHVGTPSGIAHEDYLKLVFGFVGITDIEVVRADGLNYGPDAKEAGFAAARASISALTSAVAVA
- the leuA gene encoding 2-isopropylmalate synthase; translation: MMLQNPATKYRPFPPIPLTDRTWPNQVISAPPIWMSTDLRDGNQALIEPMDAERKLRFFELLVKVGLKEIEVGFPSASQTDFDFVRKLIEEDRIPDDVTIIVLTQSREELIRRTVDSLKGAKQAMVHLYNSVAPAFRKIVFKMSRDEIKEIAVAGTKLVKQLTDAMPETEWRFEYSPESFSMTELDFSKDICDAVSATWEASPTRKIIFNLPATVECSTPNVYADQIEWMHRNVARRDAVIISVHPHNDRGTGVAAAELAVMAGADRIEGCLFGNGERTGNVDLVTLALNLYTQGVNPGLDFSDIDVVRQCVEDCNQLPVHPRHPYVGDLVFTAFSGSHQDAIKKGFAVQKADAIWEVPYLPIDPADLGRSYDAVIRVNSQSGKGGMAYLLEQEYGLAMPRRLQIEFSRAVQKAADASGKEIASSDIYRIFKEEYLDKQSPYVYCAHRMTEDSSKAEPIRIEIDIQRDGQPHTLQGVGNGPIDAFVNALGLDVKLMDFHEHAISAGADAQAASYIELRLNDAPTAFGVGIDANIVTASFKAVLSAINRQIDIASQAANQESQESIKTAVAA